From a single Pleurodeles waltl isolate 20211129_DDA chromosome 8, aPleWal1.hap1.20221129, whole genome shotgun sequence genomic region:
- the LOC138249510 gene encoding octapeptide-repeat protein T2-like: MNGSREGGAAREAATGKWEEGKRESGKRESGKSATWEKRKFRRKILKKSATGEKRKFRRKFRGEAQLERKGSSEEKCNRREKEIQKRIQKKSATGERRRFRRKVQQERKGDSEEKRNRREKEIQKKSVTGEKRRFRRIA; encoded by the coding sequence atgaatgggagcagggagggcggggccgcacgggaggcagcgacGGGAAAGTGGGAAGAGGGAAAGCGGGAAAGCGGGAAGCGGGAAAGCGGGAAAAGCGCAACATGGGAGAAAAGGAAATTCAGAAGAAAAATTCTGAAGAAaagcgcaacaggagagaaaaggaaattTAGAAGAAAATTCAGAGGAGAAGCGCAACTGGAGAGAAAAGGAAGTTCAGAAGAAAAgtgcaacaggagagaaaaggaaattCAGAAGAGAATTCAGAAGAAAAGTGcaacaggagagagaaggagaTTCAGAAGAAAAgtgcaacaggagagaaaaggagattcagaagaaaagcgcaacaggagagaaaaggagatTCAGAAGAAAAGCGtaacaggagagaaaaggagatTCAGAAGAATAGCCtaa